One genomic window of Salvelinus alpinus chromosome 9, SLU_Salpinus.1, whole genome shotgun sequence includes the following:
- the LOC139584123 gene encoding putative nuclease HARBI1 produces the protein MSSSPSLATEDSVTSKRSSIGLQMVCNADCVISNVVAKWPGSVHDSRIFRASEIYQCLSQGEFSGVLLGDRGYGCQPFLLTPFTDPQEAQQAYNHAHARTRARVEMTFGLLKARFHCLHKLRVSPVRACDITVACAVLHNVACLRKERAPRVPPAMDWDNPAIFPDDDSGRLLRDQYVLNYFS, from the exons atgtcttcatctccttccctggccacagaagactctgtgacatcaaagaggagttctataggattgcag atggtctgcaatgctgactgtgtgatcagcaatgttgtggcaaaatggcctggctcagtccatgactccagaatctttcgggcctctgaaatctatcagtgcctatcacaag gtgaattctctggtgtgttgctgggagacagggggtatggctgccagccttttctcctgacacctttcacagacccccaggaagcacagcaggcctacaaccatgcccatgccaggaccagggccagagttgaaatgacctttggcctcctgaaggcacgctttcactgccttcacaaattaagggtcagccctgttagggcatgtgatattactgtggcttgtgctgtcctccacaatgtggcctgcctgaggaaggagagggcccccagagtgccaccagccatggactgggacaatccggcaatcttccctgatgacgacagtggtcggctgctgagggaccaatatgtgttgaattattttagttag